From a single Rosa rugosa chromosome 7, drRosRugo1.1, whole genome shotgun sequence genomic region:
- the LOC133720056 gene encoding uncharacterized protein LOC133720056, translating to MLLTLFILCRVYFWDGRQYGAQVSRQDLKDMIMDEPIASNCIECYGILLTDQLLEKESQGLDVPTFMNPLCWNSAENLTVYYVHLYLCEPLFQNLARSNYILFPISHESGFHHTLLIFDKELKNWYHCDSKRPKKSSTGKSFKNVQKMVDMVELWMTAVKEQADDMLEQGCRMKFDEKNSSEEELKMMEVPLTKTERESIKWIKNNYKTKMAVTELKDSPQQGEDSLDCGLFVMYTMETISKKGRVPKKLTKDDILKFRAHVVKSFAESRHSWNSTHEES from the exons ATGTTACTTACACTATTCATTCTTTGCAGAGTATACTTCTGGGATGGAAGACAGTATGGAGCACAAGTTTCAAGACAGGATTTAAAAGACATGATCATGGACGAACCGATAGCAAGCAATTGCATCGAATGTTATGGAATTCTCTTGACTGATCAGCTGTTGGAGAAAGAATCACAAGGATTGGATGTCCCAACTTTTATGAATCCCTTGTGCTGG aattctgcagaaaatttgacGGTGTATTATGTACATCTGTACCTATGCGAACCACTGTTCCAGAATCTGGCAAGATCCAACTATATATTGTTCCCAATCTCACATGAATCAGGATTTCATCATACACTGCTCATTTTTGACAAGGAATTAAAGAACTGGTACCACTGTGATTCAAAAAGACCGAAAAAATCATCAACtggaaaatcctttaaaaatgtACAAAAAATG GTTGACATGGTAGAACTTTGGATGACAGCAGTAAAAGAACAAGCCGATGACATGCTGGAACAGGGATGCagaatgaaatttgatgaaaagaacagttcagaagaagaactgaaaatgATGGAAGTTCCATTGACTAAAACCGAGAGAGAAAGCATAAAGTGGATCAAGAATAACTATAAAACAAAAATGGCAGTGACAGAACTCAAAGACAGCCCTCAGCAAGGAGAAGATTC ATTGGATTGCGGACTTTTTGTAATGTACACAATGGAGACAATTTCGAAAAAAGGGAGAGTTCCAAAGAAGCTCACAAAGGATGATATTTTGAAGTTTAGAGCTCATGTTGTAAAGTCATTTGCAGAAAGTAGGCACAGCTGGAACTCAACACATGAAGAATCGTAG
- the LOC133722776 gene encoding uncharacterized protein LOC133722776 — protein sequence MALTEKFESPIARPGDDNDSTPPPPPPSFPPPKPKAPQDKPTDSKHSKNTKSQGGSQGTQSQPACSTASASEMASAAPHSTDQGHQSPLQCLAQAAAQIHSPTSPEVKLRMTEDACTPNTTWVNALFVFPPPGVFQTPPPRKVSLEDMQAEPNKYQIIISPEVQPVFDVEPVNYIPPTEQMTRAEFIKPILEEISGQDSESIGLYCYVVRTKRKERVQKTHHIFWWDEVKEQRQRAKMTRITAQEKKKGQTAEQKPQEEVIHDLTINVDDEEQTEKNEIEVIDWQKRQLYNLLDSPTKSKLEKYWNKAEQSVLFWEGKEPGSEITRADVKMFISDQSIANNWIDCYGEMLKDELQNESSQSLGRSAFMHSMCWYSTIHLTVRNLHQYLCEPLFQNMGKCNMLFFPITHNEEFHHTLLVFDKDIPQWLHFDSMKPRRAGTGECFKSIKKLVEMVELWMRAVKDQADDMLQQGCRMKFDKSQSTHTKLKMVESILSDDEIRTISWIKENYDGGRIPLNHARICPQQDQGSLDCGPFVMYYMDRMAKEEKLPNKVTKAQMMKFKAQIFKKFAEHKQSWNSAN from the exons ATGGCACTAACTGAGAAGTTTGAGTCGCCAATAGCACGTCCAGGTGATGACAACGACTCAACTCCTCCTCCCCCACCACCTAGTTTCCCTCCGCCAAAACCAAAGGCCCCTCAGGACAAGCCAACTGACAGCAAGCactccaaaaacacaaaatctcaaGGTGGTAGTCAGGGAACTCAATCACAACCTGCCTGCTCCACAGCAAGCGCATCTGAGATGGCATCTGCAGCACCTCACTCAACCGACCAAGGACATCAGTCACCACTTCAATGCCTTGCCCAAGCAGCTGCACAGATTCATTCACCAACCTCTCCTGAGGTTAAATTGAGAATGACGGAAGATGCTTGCACACCGAACACTACTTGGGTTAATGCATTGTTTGTGTTTCCACCTCCGGGCGTGTTTCAAACTCCACCTCCAAGAAAAGTCAGTTTGGAAGATATGCAAGCAGAGCCAAACAAGTATCAGATCATTATATCACCAGAGGTTCAGCCTGTTTTTGACGTCGAACCAGTCAATTACATTCCTCCTACAGAACAGATGACAAGAGCTGAGTTCATCAAGCCAATTTTAGAGGAGATATCAGGGCAGGACTCAGAATCTATTGGCCTCTATTGTTATGTGGTTAGGacgaagagaaaggagagagtacAAAAAACACATCATATTTTCTGGTGGGACGAGGTGAAAGAGCAAAGGCAGAGGGCGAAAATGACCAGAATCACAgcacaggaaaagaaaaaaggacagaCAGCTGAACAGAAGCCACAGGAGGAAGTGATACATGATTTGACGATTAATGTGGATGACGaggaacaaacagaaaaaaacgaaattgaagTGATAGATTGGCAAAAACGACAACTGTACAACCTACTTGACAGCCCAACTAAAAGCAAACTAGAGAAGTACTGGAACAAGGCAGAACAAAG CGTATTATTCTGGGAGGGAAAAGAGCCTGGAAGCGAAATCACAAGGGCAGATGTCAAAATGTTCATAAGCGATCAATCAATAGCAAACAACTGGATTGATTGCTATGGGGAAATGTTGAAGGATGAACTGCAAAACGAAAGTTCACAAAGTTTGGGAAGATCTGCTTTTATGCATAGCATGTGTTGG TATTCGACAATACATTTAACTGTGAGAAACCTCCATCAATACTTGTGTGAGCCGCTGTTCCAAAACATGGGAAAATGCAACATGCTTTTCTTCCCAATTACCCATAATGAAGAATTTCACCACACGCTCTTGGTCTTTGACAAGGACATACCGCAATGGCTGCATTTTGATTCAATGAAACCAAGAAGAGCAGGAACAGGGGAGTGCtttaaaagtataaaaaaattg GTTGAAATGGTCGAGCTGTGGATGAGAGCAGTGAAAGATCAAGCAGATGATATGCTGCAGCAAGGCTGCCGAATGAAATTTGACAAGAGTCAAAGcactcacacaaaattaaagatGGTTGAAAGTATTTTGAGCGATGACGAAATAAGAACAATAAGCTGGATAAAGGAAAATTATGATGGTGGAAGGATCCCTTTGAACCATGCCAGAATCTGCCCCCAACAAGACCAAGGATC attagattgcggaccttttgtaatgtattacatggacagaatggcaaaagaggagaagctgccaaacaaagtcaccaaagctcagatgatgaagttcaaagctcaaatattcaaaaaatttgcagaacataagcagagctggaactcagcaaattaa
- the LOC133719932 gene encoding uncharacterized protein LOC133719932 has product MDTSYVVKFIYSGEAATVPLLHNWSFVDLCNSIRSRFPDLIQGNFMLRYIIPPDSTSCFLESEVDMRMIFRNLVRYNSDFVEVFVTDLPSISESVVSNTVCEDSSTMLEENDYLGCYRAEAPKSYMTKGWESYIHSEGQKFEGGVVEFRDKLRKYAIEIGFSYEFVRNDKVRVIAQCSKKHSQGCNWLVKAYLCRANGFFMIKRLVNVHTCHGVIRLQKSKMMGSKVVKSIVLDKIRANPNKKPIDIADEIKSDYGLDVAYRTVWYGTELAKTALHGDEAESYAQLLWFSESVMKSNPDSRIVVEFHRETHRFQRMFVSYGAWMKGFQSCRPILFIDATFITNKYKGQIIAASAKDANQGLYPVAYAIVDSENESNWSFFLEVLAEEFAKHPMRRVTFISDRHVGLVSAFPRVFPNNPHGFCFRHLMSNLSDKFPAGSYLKDRIPYLFMCCAYSRTPEMYEFNMEILRSEGGDIVAQFLEDLPKENWCMAYFNGERFGEMTNNLAESFNNWVLPLKSLPILDINDGIRVKSMASIAARKQDAHEWFSELRPVIEKKLKDNLEVGRHWRVSRSDTYVYEVHCQKYNSMVNLESRFCSCGEWQLYGFPCSHALVVIQQHGSSPYLYVNELYKVDKYRETYSFPINPLPSISKQVHDFGRDAVILQPPLTRRPPGRPRKKRFRKRSEKTRVIKCGRCGKCDGHNRKSCTAPI; this is encoded by the exons atggatactagctatgttgtcaagtttatttattctggtgaagcagcgacagttccattgttgcataattggtcgtttgttgacctatgcaattccatacgctctcgttttcctgatttgattcaaggcaatttcatgttgaggtacattattcctccggattctacttcatgttttctagagagtgaagttgatatgagaatgatttttaggaatttggttcgttacaattctgattttgttgaagtgtttgtgactgatttgccttctattagtgaaagtgtggtgagtaacacagtgtgtgaggattctagtaccatgcttgaggagaatgattatttggggtgttatagggcagaggcaccgaagagttatatgacgaaaggttgggagagttatattcattctgaaggccaaaagtttgagggtggggttgttgagtttagggataagctgcgtaagtatgctatagaaattggcttttcatatgagtttgttagaaATGACAAGGTTCGTGTTATTGCTCAGTGTTCTAAGAAACATTCTCAAGGCTGCAATTGGCTGGTGAAGGCTTATTTATGTAGGGCTAATGGTTTCTTTATGATTAAAAGGTTGGTTAATGTTCACACTTGTCATGGTGTGATTCGTTTGCAGAAGAGTAAGATgatgggatccaaggttgtcaagtctattgtgcttgataagattcgtgccaatccaaacaaaaagccaattgatatagctgatgagatcaagagtgattatggtttggatgttgcttatcgtacagtttggtatggtacggagttggcaaaaacagccctacatggtgatgaagctgagtcttatgctcagctactttggttcagtgagtctgttatgaagtcaaaccccgactctaggatagtggttgagtttcatcgagaaacacacaggtttcagcgtatgtttgtgagctatggtgcatggatgaagggttttcaatcttgtagacctattcttttcattgatgctacattcatcaccaacaagtacaaggggcagattattgctgcatcggcaaaggatgccaatcaag gcttgtatccagttgcttatgctattgtggattctgaaaatgagagtaattggagtttttttcttgaggttttggctgaagagtttgcaaaacaccctatgaggagggtgacattcatttctgatcgtcatgttgggcttgttagtgctttccctagagtgtttcctaataatccacatgggttttgttttagacacctgatgtctaacctttctgacaaatttccagctggatcttacctcaaggatcggattccttacttgtttatgtgttgtgcttattctcgcacaccggagatgtatgagttcaacatggaaatcttgaggagtgaaggcggggacatagttgctcaatttctggaggatcttcccaaggagaactggtgtatggcttactttaatggtgaaagatttggtgaaatgacaaataacttggctgagtctttcaataattgggtGTTGCCTTTGAAGAGTCTTCCTATTCTTGATATTAATGATGGCATTAGAGTGAAGTCCATGGCTTCAATTGCTGCTCGGAAGCAGGATGCTCATGAATGGTTTTCTGAGTTGCGCCCAGTGATTGAAAAGAAGCTGAAGGACAATTTGGAAGTCGGAAGGCATTGGAGAGTGAGCAGGTCTGATACCTATGTGTATGAAGTTCACTGTCAGAAGTACAATAGCATGGTAAATTTGGAAAGTCGGTTTTGTTCGTGTGGAGAATGGCAGCTGTATGGCTTCCCATGTTCCCATGCACTTGTAGTGATCCAACAACATGGTTCTTCCCCGTATTTGTATGTCAATGAGCTGTACAAGGTGGATAAATATCGAGAAACTTATTCTTTCCCAATTAATCCTCTTCCCTCTATTTCGAAGCAAGTGCATGATTTTGGTAGAGATGCTGTGATCTTGCAGCCGCCTTTGACTAGAAGACCACCGGGAAGGCctagaaagaagaggttcagaaaaaggagcgagaaaaccagggtgatcaagtgtggtaggtgtggaaaatgtgatggtcacaacagaaagagttgtacagctccgatatag
- the LOC133722405 gene encoding protein FAR1-RELATED SEQUENCE 5-like encodes MFVLKKGKLMRHGGKMKLRKELDRGKTRTGCNAKLTVCYDESNYVVKTFNEEHNHPPTTPSRVHLLRSQRTVSTAKKNLIQDLRRVDIPIYQQFELFETQAGGHENVGCIERDLRNAVRDEREEVKGHDVDILYEHFKAEQEKDPDFFFEFYTDEENRLVRCLWVDSIGKKSYTYFGDVVVFDTTYNTNRYKMIFAPIVGVNHHGQTVVFGCAFLSDETFDSFVWLLKTWLAAMPKSAPNVIITDQDQAMSKAIAHVLPNTFHRYCVWHILKKFPEKTNVAFMQDYYELFKTCIWDLECPEEFEKRWFEALEKSQQTNNEWLEKMFELRGRWIPAYVNKNFSAGMSSSQRVESAHAFFKRYCDKENTLMDFVTRFNRAVAHQRHEELIEDHRDLNETPNLKLGMPMEVQMAQLYTKKYFQHFQAQLHDGNGYMVNAVMEDDSSCVYKTERVFVENFRMRTLVHDKVSNIVTCSCKMFEFEGIPCRHILALLRLKQIMELPKEYILRRWTRFSRIRRERCQGQDGADNSLIMRHNGMFKIASNLIDEAAISPEGTELVQKAFEGLMEQVKKLNISVGQASINNYSVGTFEENRFLDPSQVKTKGSGKRITSWRDRKRKVRHCSKCQSTKHTKKTCTFDRSEIVENDVDKALGEQDYLVDEL; translated from the exons ATGTTTGTTCTAAAGAAGGGGAAACTGATGAGACATggaggaaaaatgaaattgagGAAAGAGCTAGACCGAGGGAAGACTCGAACAGGGTGCAATGCAAAATTAACTGTATGTTATGATGAAAGTAATTATGTGGTCAAGACTTTCAATGAGGAACACAATCATCCTCCTACAACACCAAGCAGAGTTCACTTGTTAAGATCACAGCGTACTGTGTCTACCGCAAAAAAGAATCTAATACAAGACTTGAGGCGGGTGGACATTCCTATATACCAGCAATTTGAATTATTCGAGACACAAGCTGGTGGGCATGAAAATGTTGGCTGCATTGAAAGAGATTTAAGAAATGCGGTGCGAGATGAGAGAGAAGAAGTCAAGGGTCATGATGTTGACATTTTATATGAGCACTTCAAAGCTGAGCAAGAGAAGGACCCAGATTTCTTTTTTGAATTTTATACAGATGAAGAAAACAGGCTTGTCAGATGTTTGTGGGTTGATTCAATTGGAAAAAAATCATATACATATTTTGGTGATGTGGTTGTTTTTGATACGACATACAACACCAATCGTTATAAGATGATTTTTGCTCCAATAGTAGGTGTGAACCACCACGGGCAAACCGTTGTTTTTGGATGTGCATTTTTGAGCGATGAGACCTTTGATTCGTTTGTTTGGTTGTTGAAAACATGGCTTGCAGCAATGCCCAAAAGTGCTCCGAATGTTATTATCACCGATCAAGATCAAGCAATGAGTAAGGCAATTGCTCATGTTTTGCCAAACACATTTCACAGGTATTGTGTGTGGCATATTCTGAAAAAATTTCCAGAGAAGACTAATGTAGCTTTTATGCAAGATTACTATGAACTTTTCAAGACATGTATATGGGATTTGGAGTGTCCAGAAGAATTTGAAAAGAGATGGTTTGAAGCATTGGAAAAAAGTCAACAGACAAATAATGAATGGTTAGAAAAAATGTTTGAATTGCGTGGCAGGTGGATTCCAGCATACGTAAATAAAAACTTTTCAGCAGGGATGTCAAGCAGCCAAAGAGTAGAATCTGCACATGCATTCTTCAAGCGTTATTGTGATAAAGAAAACACCTTGATGGATTTTGTCACGCGTTTCAATAGGGCGGTTGCTCATCAGAGACATGAAGAATTGATTGAAGACCATAGAGATTTGAATGAGACACCTAACTTGAAATTAGGGATGCCAATGGAGGTCCAAATGGCTCAATTATATACCAAAAAGTACTTTCAGCACTTTCAAGCTCAGCTTCATGATGGTAATGGTTATATGGTAAATGCCGTAATGGAAGATGACAGTAGTTGTGTTTACAAGACTGAAAGGGTGTTTGTTGAAAACTTTAGGATGCGGACGCTTGTACATGATAAGGTATCAAACATAGTGACATGTAGTTGTAAAATGTTTGAATTTGAAGGtattccttgcaggcatattttgGCTCTGTTACGACTAAAACAGATTATGGAATTGCCAAAGGAATATATTCTACGAAGATGGACAAGGTTTTCAAGAATTCGTAGAGAAAGGTGTCAAGGGCAAGATGGTGCAGATAATTCATTAATAATGAGACACAACGGTATGTTCAAAATTGCATCCAATTTAATTGATGAGGCTGCAATTTCACCAGAGGGGACCGAACTTGTGCAAAAGGCATTTGAAGGACTTATGGAGCAAGTTAAGAAACTAAATATTTCTGTTGGCCAAGCTTCTATCAACAATTATTCAGTAGGAACTTTTGAAGAGAATCGCTTCCTAGATCCTTCTCAAGTGAAGACTAAAGGTAGTGGAAAACGCATAACATCATGGAGAGACAGGAAAAGAAAAGTTAGACATTGTTCTAAATGTCAAAGTACTAAACATACTAAAAAGACATGCACATTTGATAG GTCAGAGATTGTGGAAAATGATGTCGACAAAGCATTGGGTGAACAAGATTACTTGGTTGATGAACTATAA
- the LOC133723538 gene encoding uncharacterized protein LOC133723538: protein MNHVKNLTTHVQNLISNTSSLLNTQKNCTTQFSFRIRSLRRPKIIAFVVGAALQLRRRRWNTYQIIVLTLNYNMQKLVGMGGEGGMDGTDFSKLAGMGGDGAMGDFDDSDDEFMHSWF, encoded by the exons ATGAACCATGTCAAGAATTTGACGACCCATGTCCAGAATTTAATATCAAACACGTCTTCTCTTCTCAATACCCAGAAGAATTGCACAACCCAGTTCTCATTCCGGATTCGTTCGCTCCGGAGACCCAAGATAATAGCCTTCGTGGTCGGAGCCGCTCTCCAGCTCCGACGCCGTCGCTGGAATACCTATCAGATCATTGTTTTGACTCTTAACTATAATATGCAGAAACTTGTTGGCATGGGAGGTGAAGGTGGAATGGATGGGACGGATTTCTCG AAACTTGCTGGCATGGGAGGTGATGGTGCAATGGGTGACTTTGATGATAGCGATGATG AGTTCATGCATTCTTGGTTCTAA